One stretch of Erpetoichthys calabaricus chromosome 14, fErpCal1.3, whole genome shotgun sequence DNA includes these proteins:
- the LOC114664597 gene encoding uncharacterized protein LOC114664597, translated as MEDFVRLLESCEDALSDVQLEGESHELIEGELPARFSLPHLQETRRKQKLLFTQLHVKKSVLSALQVRDPEAFLDGLCLKEMNLKAGATQKNVRNIKSQYQEKLSCMESLITDYVNKIEALKSLKNKLNTFLEEHVERAQEEKQECEKLLHDLEEQLKSSNQTLDNLTKVKARHLDTLQFLADLQGVTFTSVSEDRVELTLNLRKLIPACDWELTQKVLQLPGDDNLQVQTSIDALGLKEVQHLRSLDDINSARLEMIHQMLLTAKPGFLMNGGQC; from the exons GCTGCTGGAGAGCTGTGAAGATGCATTATCTGATGTCCAGTTAGAGGGTGAGAGCCATGAGCTCATTGAGGGAGAGCTGCCAGCGAGGTTCTCATTGCCTCACTTGCAG GAGACTCGCCgaaaacaaaaacttcttttCACTCAGCTTCATgtgaagaaatcagttttaagtgCTCTGCAGGTTAGAGATCCTGAAGCTTTCCTTGATGGCTTGTGTCTGAAGGAAATGA ATTTAAAGGCGGGAGCAACACAGAAGAATGTGAGAAATATAAAATCCCAATATCAGGAAAAGCTGAGTTGCATGGAGTCATTGATCACCGATTACGTAAATAAAATTGAGGCACTCAAGTCATTGAAAAATAAGCTGAATACCTTCTTGGAAGAGcat GTTGAACGTGCTCAAGAAGAGAAGCAAGAATGTGAAAAACTCCTACATGACTTGGAAGAACAGCTTAAGAGCAGCAACCAGACCCTTGACAACCTAACTAAAGTCAAAGCCAG ACATCTGGACACCCTTCAATTCCTAGCAGACCTCCAAGGAGTCACCTTTACTTCAGTCAGTGAAGACAGAGTAGAGCTAACTTTGAATTTGCGTAAGCTCATTCCAGCTTGTGACTGGGAACTAACACAAAAGGTGCTACAGTTGCCAGGAGATGACAATCTCCAAGTTCAG ACGAGCATTGATGCACTAGGACTAAAAGAAGTACAACATTTGAGGTCTTTGGATGATATAAATTCTGCCCGACTGGAAATGATACACCAAATGCTTCTGACAGCCAAGCCGGGTTTTTTAATGAACGGAGGACAGTGCTGA
- the nr1d1 gene encoding nuclear receptor subfamily 1 group D member 1: MTLLDFKKMTTMDANNNSTGSVISYIGPAGGSPNRTSPVSLYSENSNSSFHSLSLSLSQPSFGSSFPPSPSSSLSQDSTRQYGSGSLSGSGEDAGSTSSGGSPRRPSCREESNSRSSPSKASSNITKLNGMVLLCKVCGDVASGFHYGVHACEGCKGFFRRSIQQNIQYKKCLKNENCSIMRINRNRCQQCRFKKCLSVGMSRDAVRFGRIPKREKQRMLAEMQSAMNNMVNNQLQPDVQLHPHSTPPMSTSPTLPPQPQQSPQQIGCGQPLSPLPQIHPASPPQCPSPETDKTISLIAKAHKETFVYAHDKLSCSSLRFNHQNAEMDNRCSNGYHLNGVNSTYYHDNNVGHRNGFTDNIGANPIKNNCHMPPTSGIIYPNGRTNGFFHQNNCNGHRLCPSNMCSQHNMQNQDVDSRHPPSHSPVQKCPWKGNRNVLLACPMNLQPHGDANKSPQEIWEDFSLSFTPAVREVVEFAKHIPGFRDLSQHDQVTLLKAGTFEVLMVRFASLFNVKEQTVTFISGVTYSLETLRGMGMGELLNSMFEFSEKLSTLALNADELGLFTAVVLVSADRSGIENIISVEHLQESLIRALRTLVTKNYPDDTSRFTKLLLKLPDLRTLNNMHSEKLLSFRIDG; this comes from the exons GAAGTGTCATTTCATACATTGGGCCAGCAGGGGGATCCCCGAATCGCACAAGCCCAGTGTCACTTTACAGCGAGAACTCCAACAGCAGCTTCCACTCGTTGTCCTTATCTCTGTCGCAGCCGTCCTTTGGCTCTTCCTTTCCTCCTTCGCCCAGCAGTTCGCTTTCCCAAGATTCCACACGGCAGTATGGGAGCGGCTCTTTGTCAGGGTCAGGAGAGGACGCAGGCTCTACCAGCTCAGGAGGCTCTCCACGCAGGCCTTCTTGCAGAGAGGAGTCAAACAGCCGTTCTTCTCCTAGCAAAGCAAGCAGCAACATCACCA AGCTTAATGGCATGGTGCTGTTGTGTAAAGTGTGTGGCGATGTGGCATCAGGCTTCCATTATGGAGTTCATGCCTGTGAAGGTTGCAAG GGCTTCTTCCGGCGCAGTATTCAACAGAATATCCAGTACAAGAAATGCCTAAAGAATGAGAACTGCTCCATCATGAGGATCAACCGCAACAGGTGCCAGCAGTGCCGCTTTAAGAAGTGTCTGTCTGTGGGCATGTCACGAGATG CGGTCCGCTTTGGACGCATTCCCAAGAGAGAGAAGCAGAGGATGCTGGCAGAAATGCAGAGTGCTATGAATAACATGGTGAATAATCAGCTGCAGCCGGATGTCCAGCTCCACCCACACAGTACTCCACCAATGTCAACCTCGCCGACTCTGCCTCCTCAACCCCAGCAAAGTCCCCAACAGATTGGCTGCGGTCAGCCACTTTCTCCTCTGCCCCAGATCCATCCCGCTTCACCACCACAGTGCCCCAGCCCGGAGACGGACAAGACGATCTCACTCATTGCCAAAGCCCACAAGGAAACCTTTGTCTATGCCCACGACAAGTTGAGCTGTTCTTCCCTGAGGTTTAACCATCAGAATGCTGAAATGGATAATCGCTGCTCTAATGGCTACCATCTGAATGGAGTGAACAGCACCTACTACCATGACAATAATGTAGGCCACCGGAATGGTTTCACAGACAATATTGGTGCAAACCCCATCAAAAATAACTGTCACATGCCCCCCACATCTGGCATAATTTACCCCAATGGACGCacgaatggcttctttcaccagaACAACTGCAATGGCCACAGACTTTGCCCCAGCAATATGTGCAGCCAGCACAACATGCAGAACCAAGACGTGGACAGCAGGCACCCACCAAGCCACAGTCCAGTACAGAAATGTCCATGGAAGGGCAACCGCAATGTCCTGCTG GCCTGCCCGATGAATCTACAACCTCATGGCGATGCCAACAAATCTCCACAGGAGATCTGGGAAGACTTCTCTCTGAGCTTCACTCCGGCTGTCCGAGAAGTCGTGGAGTTTGCCAAACACATCCCTGGCTTCCGTGATCTCTCTCAGCATGACCAAGTTACACTGCTGAAAGCGGGAACCTTTGAG GTGCTCATGGTCAGGTTTGCATCGCTTTTCAACGTAAAGGAGCAGACGGTTACCTTTATCTCGGGGGTGACTTACAGCCTGGAGACGCTGCGAGGGATGGGAATGGGAGAACTGCTCAACTCCATGTTCGAGTTCAGTGAAAAGCTCAGCACGTTGGCCCTCAACGCAGACGAGCTGGGGCTCTTCACCGCCGTTGTGCTCGTTTCAGCAG ACCGCTCTGGGATAGAAAATATCATTTCCGTGGAACACTTGCAGGAGTCTCTGATCCGGGCCCTGAGAACCTTGGTGACAAAAAACTACCCTGATGACACGTCACGTTTCACCAAACTGTTGTTAAAACTCCCCGACCTGCGCACCTTAAACAACATGCACTCGGAGAAACTGCTGTCTTTCCGGATCGATGGCTGA